A single region of the Xiphophorus maculatus strain JP 163 A chromosome 3, X_maculatus-5.0-male, whole genome shotgun sequence genome encodes:
- the itga10 gene encoding integrin alpha-10: MELRKNLLCLEFILLLKGLCQCFNIDVKHPRVFTGPEDAQFGFSVLQHEADGEKSMLVGAPWDGPPNNRKGDVYKCVVGEEKNSNCSKVNLGETALRNVSKNLRNSHLGMTLTPDSPDGFLACAPLWSQECGTSMFSTGICASVGDDLEPRGTIAPTEQKCQTFMDIVIVVDGSNSIYPWYEVQNFLSNILSKFHISSDQMQVGILQYAEVAVHEWSLKDYQTTQEVVEAAKNISRQEGRETRTAYAIQMACTEAFSAERGAREGATKVMIVVTDGESHDGDELPDALEECESRNITRYAIAVLGYYIRKQQDPETFINEIKYIASDPDDEYFFNVTDEAALNDIVDALGDRIFTLEGTLGYNQSTFHMEMSQIGFSTHTLDDGILFGIVGAYDWDGGVLKEGTNGVIIPPREAFESEFPLELKNHAAYLGYTVSSVVVGDWRRLYVAGAPRFKHKGKVILFELHENGYVDIVQALNGEQIGSYYGSELCGLDIDKDGITDVLLVAAPMYLGSGNKEAGKVYIYTLNGEGKFISNGTLKSDNKSQDARFGYALAAAPDLNHDGFTDLVVGAPLEDEHRGAIYVYHGYDIYIIHDCKQHILGSSLSPSLQYFGRSVSARLDLDGDELIDLAVGAQGRAVLLSSRSIVQINVSLSFQPHSINVIQKTCQRGGRESACLNATACFTAVSRSPGPHSNAFDLWVSAMLDDRKFSARALFDESSHRQMQLPVRVQTRKTLCYKLPFHVYDTADYIRPISFSLRFKINDTETGPVLDEGWPTSVKKFIPFFKDCGEDDVCTTDLVLQAHLDISGTRQKPYVIRSPRRRLSVEVQLQNRLENAYNTSLKLHYSRNLHFSSISIKENANFKIECTALGSNSHSCNVSYPVFRSHSKVNFMLEFEFSCTSLHNRLQMKLNATSDSSEREGTLGDNSVQLQTFVQYEPDLFVSSESNLNRYEVHPTRTASEAMGPEFYTYIRLLNIGCYSVSNLELRVLLPSVAAEDAVFMTVTDVFTYNATGMKCGVLSDVTQLKSRQKDVRPLHPEDMMHDEILNCSRSWCTEVVCEVRQLGQQAVIRISRRVHDDFFRKVKYKSVRIISAYSLSAQENNLITLGAGTVQGETVLEVLKGRAIPISLWILIGSIIGGLLLLALIIFILWKLGFFARKHREDENHED, encoded by the exons ATGGAGCTGCGTAAAAACCTGTTGTGCCTGGAGTTTATTCTCCTTCTGAAAG GGTTGTGTCAATGTTTCAACATAGATGTGAAACATCCTCGCGTCTTCACCGGCCCAGAGGACGCCCAATTTGGCTTCTCTGTCCTACAGCATGAAGCAGATGGAGAGAAATC GATGCTGGTTGGAGCCCCGTGGGATGGGCCGCCCAACAACAGGAAAGGAGACGTGTATAAATGTGTTGTTGGGGAGgagaaaaactcaaactgtAGTAAAGTAAACCTTG GTGAAACTGCTCTACGTAATGTTTCTAAAAATCTGAGGAACTCTCACCTGGGAATGACCCTCACACCGGACTCACCTGATGGATTTTTG GCGTGTGCCCCTCTGTGGTCGCAGGAGTGTGGGACGTCGATGTTCAGCACTGGCATCTGCGCCTCTGTTGGCGATGACCTGGAACCGAGAGGCACCATCGCGCCAACAGAGCAAA AGTGTCAGACCTTCATGGACATCGTGATCGTTGTGGACGGCTCGAACAGCATCTATCCCTGGTATGAAGTCCAGAACTTCCTCAGCAACATTCTCAGCAAGTTCCACATCAGCTCGGACCAGATGCAG gTTGGTATACTGCAGTATGCAGAGGTAGCAGTCCATGAGTGGTCTCTGAAAGACTACCAGACCACACAGGAGGTGGTGGAGGCCGCCAAGAACATCAGCCGACAGGAGGGACGAGAGACACGCACTGCATATGCCATCCAAATGGCCTG cacagaGGCGTTCAGCGCTGAGCGTGGAGCCAGGGAAGGCGCCACCAAGGTGATGATTGTGGTCACAGACGGGGAGTCGCACGACGGGGACGAGCTGCCAGACGCTCTGGAGGAATGCGAAAGCAGAAACATCACCAGATACGCCATCGCT GTTCTGGGGTATTATATCCGCAAACAGCAGGATCCAGAGACCTTCATTAATGAGATCAAATACATCGCCAGCGACCCAGATGACGAGTACTTTTTCAACGTGACCGATGAAGCTGCGCTGAATGACATTGTGGACGCTCTCGGAGATCGGATTTTCACTCTTGAAG GTACCTTGGGCTACAATCAAAGCACGTTCCACATGGAGATGTCTCAGATCGGTTTCTCAACGCACACACTGGAT GATGGCATTCTGTTTGGGATTGTGGGCGCCTACGACTGGGATGGAGGGGTCCTGAAGGAAGGGACCAACGGAGTAATTATCCCCCCCAGAGAAGCCTTTGAAAGTGAATTTCCATTGGAGCTCAAAAATCATGCTGCTTATTTAG ggtACACTGTGTCATCTGTGGTTGTTGGTGACTGGAGGAGGCTGTATGTGGCTGGGGCTCCTCGATTTAAACACAAAGGCAAAGTCATTCTATTTGAACTCCATGAAAACGGCTATGTTGACATCGTGCAGGCTTTGAATGGAGAACAG ATTGGATCTTACTATGGCAGTGAACTGTGCGGGCTGGATATCGATAAAGATGGCATCACTGACGTCCTTTTGGTCGCTGCTCCCATGTATCTTGGCTCAGGAAACAAGGAAGCTGGAAAAGTCTACATCTACACTCTCAATGGG gAGGGAAAATTTATATCTAATGGGACTCTGAAATCCGACAATAAGTCTCAGGATGCCAGGTTTGGTTATGCACTGGCGGCTGCTCCTGATCTGAACCATGATGGCTTCACTGACCTGGTGGTGGGAGCGCCGCTGGAGGATGAGCACAGAGGGGCCATCTATGTTTACCATGGATATGATATTTACATCATCCATGACTGCAAACAG CATATATTAGGGTCGTCCCTCTCCCCCTCTCTGCAGTATTTTGGCCGCAGTGTAAGTGCACGGTTGGACTTGGACGGTGATGAGCTGATAGATTTGGCAGTGGGAGCTCAGGGCAGAGCCGTGCTGCTCAG CTCCAGAAGCATCGTCCAGATCAATGTGAGTTTGTCCTTCCAGCCGCACTCCATTAACGTCATTCAGAAGACGTGTCAGAGGGGCGGCAGAGAGTCGGCATGCCTCAACGCCACAGCCTGCTTCACGGCCGTTTCACGCTCACCTGGACCACACAGCAAtgcttttg ATCTTTGGGTGTCAGCCATGTTGGATGACAGGAAGTTTTCAGCGCGAGCTCTGTTCGATGAAAGCTCCCACAGACAGATGCAGCTTCCAGTGCGAgtgcaaacaagaaaaactcTCTGCTACAAGCTGCCTTTCCATGTATAC GATACAGCAGATTATATTCGCCCAATCAGCTTCTCACTGCGGTTTAAGATCAACGACACAGAGACGGGTCCGGTGTTGGATGAAGGCTGGCCAACAAGCGTCAAGAAATTT ATACCATTTTTCAAAGACTGTGGCGAAGATGACGTTTGCACAACAGATCTGGTCTTGCAGGCACACCTGGACATCTCTGGTACAAG GCAGAAACCTTATGTGATTCGCAGCCCTCGTAGGCGTCTGTCGGTGGAAGTGCAGCTCCAGAACAGGCTGGAAAATGCCTACAACACTAGCCTGAAGCTGCACTACTCACGCAACCTCCACTTCTCCAGCATCAGCATCAAA GAGAATGCCAACTTCAAGATAGAGTGTACCGCTCTAGGCTCAAACAGCCACTCGTGTAACGTCAGCTACCCAGTGTTTCGCTCTCATTCAAAG GTGAATTTTATGTTGGAGTTTGAATTCAGCTGCACCTCTTTGCACAATCGGTTACAAATGAAGCTCAATGCTACCAG TGACAGCAGTGAGAGAGAGGGAACTCTGGGGGACAACAGTGTTCAGCTGCAGACTTTCGTACAATATGAGCCAGATCTCTTTGTTAGCAG TGAGTCTAACCTGAACCGCTACGAGGTCCATCCCACACGGACAGCATCAGAAGCCATGGGTCCAGAGTTCTACACGTACATCAGG CTACTGAATATCGGCTGTTACTCTGTGAGTAATCTGGAGCTGCGTGTGCTTTTGCCCTCTGTGGCAGCAGAAGACGCCGTCTTCATGACTGTAACGGATGTCTTCACATACAAC GCCACAGGAATGAAGTGCGGAGTGCTGAGTGATGTAACCCAGTTGAAGTCCAGACAGAAAGACGTTCGTCCCCTTCATCCTGAGGACATGATGCATGATGAAATACTG AACTGCAGCCGGTCGTGGTGCACAGAGGTTGTCTGTGAGGTGCGACAGCTCGGTCAGCAGGCGGTTATTCGAATCAGCCGCAGAGTTCATGATGACTTTTTCAGAAAA GTCAAATATAAGTCAGT